The Myotis daubentonii chromosome 9, mMyoDau2.1, whole genome shotgun sequence genome has a segment encoding these proteins:
- the LOC132240738 gene encoding heat shock cognate 71 kDa protein-like — MVQEAEKYKAEEEKKWDKASSKNSLKLLAINIKANAEDKKLHVKLSDEDKQMILDKCNEIITWFHRNQTAEKEEFDHQQKELEKVRSPMFPKLPQSRR, encoded by the coding sequence ATGGTCCAAGAAGCTGAGAAGTACAAAGCTGAAGAGGAGAAGAAGTGGGACAAGGCATCTTCCAAAAATTCACTTAAATTGTTGGCAATCAACATAAAAGCAAATGCTGAAGATAAGAAACTTCATGTTAAGCTCAGTGATGAGGATAAACAGATGATTCTTGACAAATGTAATGAAATCATCACCTGGTTTCATAGGAATCAGACTGCAGAGAAGGAAGAATTTGATCATCAGCAGAAAGAGCTGGAGAAAGTCCGCAGCCCTATGTTTCCCAAGCTGCCCCAGAGCAGGAGGTAA